TTCTGCGCCCGCGGGATCATCTGGCGATTCCGCGCCACCTGCAAGCCCTTCGATATGGGCGGCAAGACCGGCCAGCGTCGGGAAGCGGAAGATGTCGGTGATCGACAGTTTCGGCACCTCAAGCGCCGTGCGGATGTCCCTGTGCGCCTGCACCGCCAGCAGGGAGTGACCGCCAAGGACAAAGAAATTGTCCTGCGCGCCGATCCCGTCAAGACCAAGAATCTGCCCCCAGATCGCGGCGATCTTGCCCTGCGCGCCGCCCTTGGGCGGTGTTGCTGCTGTAGGCGCGGCAATCCGCGCCGGTTTCGGATCCGGCAGCGCCTTGCGGTCGATCTTCTTGTTGGGGGTCAGCGGGAAGGCATCCAGCGTCACGATATGCGATGGCACCATCACCTCGGCCAGCCGGGCCGAAAGCGCCTGTTTCAACGCAGCCTCCTGCACCGGAGCAGAGGTGGTGATATAGCCGACCAGCTGTTCTCCCGCGCCGATCTTGCGCGGCATGACAACCGCGCCGGTGACGCCGGGCTGGACAGCCAGGGCCGCTTCAATCTCCCCAAGTTCAATACGTTGGCCGCGGATCTTCACCTGATGGTCTGTGCGTCCCAAGAAATCGAGCCGCCCATCCGCGCGCCAGCGCACCAGATCGCCGGTGCGATACATCAACCCGCTGCCAAAGGGATCGGGGACAAACCGCTCCGCTGTCAGTTCGGGCCGTTGCCAGTAACCTGCGGTCACGCCGTGTCCGGCGATGAACAACTCCCCCGGCGCCCCGATGGGCTGCGGCGCGCCCGCAGCATCCAGCACGTAAACTTGGGTATTGGCGATGGGCCCGCCGATATCGGCAACGCCTGCCGGGACGCCATCAAGGGTCTGCATGGTCGACCAGATGGTAGTTTCGGTCGGGCCGTACATGTTGTGGATCTGCCCCGGTCCAGCCTCGCGCAGATCACCGGCCAGATCGCCGGGCAGGGCTTCGCCCCCGACCAGAAGATGCTTAAGGTGCGGCAGCACCATGCGGGCCTCGTCGTTCTGCACCATCATGCGCGCCATGGAGGGCGTACATTGCATATGGCTGATGTCATGGCGCAGGATCTGCGCCGCAAGTGAAAAGTCGTCCGCGGCCAGTTCTTGCGGGGCGTTGGACAGGCGCAGCACCTCGGCCAGCGGTTTCAGCCCCTCGAGCACCACGTCAGGCGCGATGCCATAGTCGATGAGGCAGGCAATCTCGTCCACGCCGATGCGCTTCAGTTGCTCGACCCGGGCGACGCCATCCTGCACGGTGCCGAACAGTCCTGAGTCCTCGAAATAGCGTTCGAAGGCAAAGTCGAGGATCGCATCCAGTTCTTCCTCGGACAGGATGCCAAGATCCATTTCAAAGGGATTGTTGACGCCTTTGGGTTTCTTAAAGGCGGGGAAGGCCCAGGCGTATTGCTTGATCAGACCCGCGGCCGAGCGCAGGTAATCCTTCATCGGCTCGCGTGCGGTCTGGCGGGCCTCTTCGCGGGTGTCGGCCAGGTAGGTATGCAACATCAGGGTCACGGTGAAATCCGCCGGATCATGCCCGGCGCCGCGCAGGGCGTCGTGGTAGATGCGGATCTTGCCCGCGACCTCATCGATGCTTTGCCCCAGAAGGTGGGTCAGGACATTGGCGCCGATCTCGCCTGCCTCGCGCCAGGTGTCGGGGTTGCCAGCCGTAGTGACCCAGACCGGCAGTTCGCTGGACACAGGGCGAGGCTGAGTGAGCACCGCATGGGTGCCGCCATCCTTGCGCGGGAAGGCGACCTCTTCGCCGCGCCAGAGTTTGCGCACGGTTTCGATGGCTTCGTACATCGCCGGTTTGTTGGCCGGAGGCGTATTCTCGGGGCGCAGGATGAAATCATCCGGTTGCCAGCCTGCGGCAAAACCGATACCGGCGCGCCCCGCCGTCAGGTTGTCGATCACCGCCCATTCCTCGGCGATGCGGGCGGGATGGTGCAGCGGCGCCACGCAAGAGCCCGAGCGCACACCGATATTCTGCGTCACCGCCGCGACGGCTGCCCCGGTGACCGAGGGGTTCGGGTAGGGACCGCCAAAGGCGTGAAAGTGCCGCTCGGGCGTCCAGACCGCGTTAAAGCCGTGCTGATCGGCAAATCTCGCGCCCTCCAGCAGCAGGTTGTATTTGCGTGGGCCGGGGCCATCATCATTGCCCCAGTAGAAGAGGTTGAAGTCCATCTTCCGGTCCGAGATGGCAATTGGCCCGTTGGATAACTGCAGGCGGCTTTCATCGCTGGAGAGCACCAGTTTGAAGCCGCGCGCGAGGGTCCAGAACAGCTCCAGCACCGAGATATCAAAGGAGAGGCTGGTCACCGCGAGCCAGGCATCGCCGGGCTGATGGGGAATGCGCGCATCCATGGCGGCAAAGAAATTCGCCACATTGGCGTGGCGCACCATCACCCCCTTGGGCAGGCCGGTAGAGCCGGAGGTATAGATCACATAGGCCAGATCCTGTCCGGTGGCGCCGCCATCGACAGGCGCGACACTCGGGGCGGGGGCATCCGCGCCATCCAGTACCAGCAGCTGCGCGCTTGAGGCGGGCAGGCTGCCTTGCAGGGCGTCTTGTGTCACGATGACATCGGCGCCGCTGTCCTTGATGAAATGGGCAATCCGATCCGCAGGATAGGCGGGGTCGAGCGGCACATAGGCGCCGCCTGCCTTCATCACCGCAAGGGCGGCCACCACCAGATCCGGGCTGCGGGAGACGTAGATCCCCACATGGCTGCCGGGTTTGACGCCCATGTCCTGTAGTCTGGCCGCGACCCCGTTGGCGCGGGCATTGAGGTCTGCGTAGCTGAGGCTCTGATCCTCGAACACCAGAGCGGTGGCCTCGGGTGTGCGGGACACCTGCGCGGCAAATGCGGCGTGGATGGTCTGATCCGGGCCGGTGTCTGCCGCTGTCTGGTTCCAGTCGTTGAGCAACACCCGGCGCTCTTCCTCGGGCAGGACCGGCAGATCGGCGAGAGGGCTATCTGCCTGATCCGGGGCGGAAATGGCGCCCAGCAGCAGCTCCAGCCGCGCGGCGAGCAGCTCCGCGGCCTTTGGTGTCAGCTGGGCACCATCCACATGGAGCGCAAGCACTCCATCCGCCCATGACACGGTGGCGACGCAGCCTGGCAGAGCTGCATCCCGTCCCATGGACAAACCAATGCCGGGCTGTGCCTGCGGTGCCAGTTCCGGCGCGCGGGCAATCAGATCCTCGGCAAACCCGCCTGTCGCGCGGGCCTTTTCAATCTCTTTGGCGATGCGGTCCTGCAGATCCGCCAGGCTGTCGTCGCGCTGTCCCTGCACCGGAACCCAGCCAGAGACAAGCCCCGCCAGCGGTGTCATGGTCTCAAGGCTGAGGGCAATATCGGCAGTCTCTTCCCCCGCGCTGCGCAGGGCCCAGGTCAAGACTGCGGCGGCGATCTGTGTCTCTGTCAGGCCATCCGGTGCTGCAATGGGACGGCGGGCGAGGCCGCTGTCACCGGTCGGTTCCGCCAGGGGAACAGTGACTGGGCGCATCGCAGCCAGCGCGCGGCGCCAATGGCTTTCGCCTTTCTGTGTCTTGGCAAGGGCTTCGGTGATCGCGTGCTTTTCCGCCGCATCCAGGACCGGCAGCGCATCGCCCGGCTTGCACAGATCGACAGGCGCCCGTTTGCGTCCTGCAGGATCGGTCAGACCGCTGAGCCGCACCGCGCCATCGCCGCAGGCCACGGTCAGGCTGTCCTTGCTGACCTCAATCACACTGCCGGGCGCGCCTGCGCCCTCGACCGCCTCTGCGCTGCCGACCAGCAGGATATTCTCGCCAATGGCGCATTTCGAGGAGCAAAGCGGGTTCCAGTAGCCGCCAAAGTCAAGCGCACGCACCAGACGGGTGATCGCGGCTGCTGGGGCGATAAAATCGATCAGCGCGCCTGCCGCGGGCCGGTCGCTGCGGGCGTAATAACTGCGCTGGCTCAGGTCCTGTGGCTGGCGGTTGAGTGTGCCTGCCTCCAGCTGGTCTATCACCGTGCCAAAGCTATCCATCGCGGCGGCATAGCATTTGGAGTTGAGGCTGAAGGCGGTGTCATCCGCTGCCACATCGAACAGGCGCTGGGCGAGGATATCGCCCTCGTCGATGCCGCCTTCGATCATGTGCCAGGTGATGCCATAGCTGTCGGCGCCCTCAATCAGCGCCCAGTTCGGCGCGTTGAGGCCGGCGTAACGTGGCAGCGGCCCGTCGTGAAAGTTCACCGCGCCCTTGGCCGCCAGCGTCAGCACCCGGTCGGGAATGACCCGCAGGTTGGCAATGGAGAGCAACCAGTCAAAGCCTTCGGTCAGCGCATCCGGGCTGGCGTGCACTGGGATTCCGTGTTTTTCGGCCCAACTGCGAATACCATCATCCTGCGACACGACGGCAGAGATTTGATGCCCGCGCGCCAGCAGCGCATCGCCGCATCCCACCGCGAGGGATTCATTGCCGATGATGACTGAGGAAAATTGGCTCATTTCTGTTCCTCCGGAACATGACTGTGAGGGCGCGTTTCACGTATTGCTGTCTTGGGGCGGATCGCCGACCGCAGTGCGTGGGTCAGCAGGTCGCGCAGGAAATGCGGCGCATCCGCGGCTGGCTTTTTCTGGAGCAGTCGCCGCAGCCCATAAAGGCCGCAGCCGAGGACGCGCGCCCAGGTGGCGAGGGCGGCGTAGATTACCCCGTGCGTCTTGACGAAATAATGCATGCGGGAATCGAACCAGTAGGTCGGTGTGCGGTCCCAGGACTTCATCCCGGTCGAGGCCGAGCCGAGATGCGCCACGGTGCTGGTCGGTACGTAATGCGTGCGCCACCCGGCCTGCGCGGCGCGCTTGCACAGATCCGTTTCCTCGAAATAAAGGAAAAAACTTTCGTCAAAGCCACCGATATCCTCGATCACTTCGCGGCGGATCATCAGGCTGGCGCCGGCGGTCCAGTCGACCTGGGTCTCCTGCTGCGGCATATCCATCGCCACCACTGCATGGGACAGCAGCCGGGTCACGATACCGGTGCGGGCGGCCATTTCGAACTCTCCCGCGATCGAGGGGAAGCGGAAGGCGGTGCGGTGGGGCACATCATCCGTGCCATGCACAAAGGATCCGGCGAGGCCAGCACCGGGGCTGGAAAGGAGAAATTCCCGCAGCCGGGAAATCGTCGTGCCCTCCACGAAGGCATCGGAGTTCAGCAGATAATAGAACCCCGGCGCGCTGCCGTCGGGCAGACCGGCCTCCATGCCGATGTTCATGCCCGCGCCAAAGCCACCGTTGACGGGCGAACGGATCAGCCGCAGTTTGCCGCTGTCCAGCCAGCCCCGGCTGGCGGCGCCTGCTTGCAACTCTTCCCACGAGTTATCGCCCGATCCGTTTTCCACGATCACCACGGCGCCGGACAGATCTTCCATTTCCGCCAGCGCCGCCTCTGCCGCCTGCAGCGTCATCTGCGGGGTGCGGTAGTTCAGGATGATGGTCAGAACGCTGTCGCTTTGTGACGGTGGGGGAGGGGCCATGGACATCTACTCCGCCGCCTGATTACGCACTTGCCCGGCATGCACCGGTACTGGCGCAGTATAGCCAGCCTCGGCCCGGTCCAGCCGCGCTTTGACCTCAGCCGCCAGAACGCTGACGTTGGGTACCAGCACCATGCTGTCGTGGTCACCGGGCACTTCGATCACCTCGATCTCCGGCGCCCAGCGGGTCCAGTCGTTGTCGGCAAAGACATACTCCCGCTCGGCGCTGACCCAATTGCCCCCCGAGACCTGCCAGTGCTGGTCCAGTGGCGGACGGAACAGCGACATGGCGCCGTCCCAGGGCTGCAATTCATAGCTGGCAACAGCGGCGCGGAAGCCCATTTCGATCTGCCGGTTGTTAAAGGCAGGCGCGGCTCCTGCATCGTTGCTGCCCTGGCGGCGTTGGCGTTTTGCGATCTCCCAGGCAACGCGGTTGCGCGCCCATTCCGCCAGATAGGACGGTCCCTTGCGGCGCAACTCCTGCAGTTTGATCAGCGCCTTGTCCTGTCGGCTCAGCGGTGGGCGCAGTGGCAGCGGTGTGTCGAGCAGGACCAGCGCTGCGGTTTCCTCTCCGGCAGCCTTCAGCTGCTGCGCCATTTCATAGGCCGTGATGCCACCGCCCGAGAAACCGCCCAGAAGATAGGGGCCCTGCGGCTGGATCTGCCGCACCTCGTGCAGGTAATCGGCGGCGGCCTCGGCAATGTTGTCGTGGGGCGCAACGTCCCCGATCAACCCGCGCGCCTGAAGGCCGTAGACCGGGCGGTCGCTGCCCAGCATCTGGGCCAGATGCCGCAGGTTCAGCACGTTGCCAAACATGCCGGCCACCAGGAAGAACGGACGCCGCCCGGTGCCATCACCGGCGTGAAGCTTGACCAGATGGGTAAAGGGTTCTGGCCCTGCGTCATCGGTAGTGTTCGGGGACTGCGCGCTGCCTTCGGTGGTCACGCCGCCGCCTGTTCGGGCGATAATCCTGGTCGCCAGATCAGCAACGCTTGGGGCTTCGAAGAGGACTGACAGGGGGAACTCGACGCCAAAATCCCGCTTGATCTGGGCAAACAGCCGCACCGCGATCAGGGAATGCCCACCCAGATCGAAGAAGCTGTCGCGGGTGCCGACCTCGCCCACACCCAGAAGGGTCTGGAAATATCCCGCCAGGACCTCCTCAACCGCGTTTTCCGGCGCTACGTAATCAGTGTCGAGCTGCGGGCGCTCAAAACTTTGGCTGTCCGATGGGGCCTCGGAACTGGTCATCTTGGCCTGTTCGATCAGGGCAGGCAGATCAAGGGCTGAGACCACGACCTGCGACAGGCCGCCGGAGGTTGCCGCGGCAAGGGCGCGCGTCAGGGCCTCGCCCCCGTCTTCGGCGCGGATGCCGTTTGCGATATTGTGGTGAAGGCGGCGTTCCTCGGGCGACAGGGGCTGAGCGCTGCCACCTTTGCCCATGGCAATACCGGCGGCGCTGACATCAGCCGCCGCAGTTGCAGCGGGAGCCAGAGCCTGCGTCATCCGCTGCATGCGGAAGCCTTCGATCTCGACCAGAACCCGCCCTGTATCATCGCATAGCGTCACGTCGAATACGGCGGTCCCTTCGCCAGCCGCGTCGGCGGCTTGCGCGGACAGGCGTATGTGGCTGTGGATTGTCTCGGTCAGTGGCGCATGGATGCGGATTGCCCGGTACGACAGGGGCACCCAAAGGTGGTCAGGGCTATAGCCCGGCGCCAGCGCGATGGCCCAGCCGGTTGCCAGATCCAGCAGCCCCGGGTGCAGAAGCGTTCCGTCGGATTTGGCCGCATCGGCCAGTTGTAGTGTCGCGATCCCTTCGCCGCTGCCAAAGGCCATGCGCTGCAGCACATGCCAGCGCGGGCCAAAAAGCAGGTTGGCCTCCTGCGGGGATTTCAGCCGCGCGCCATCGGTTTCGGTCTGCGACGGGCAGCGGGCGGCAAGAGCGCTGAGGTCAACAGGCGCCGCCGTGGTCTGTGTTTCTGCAAATGTCACCTTTGCCTCTGCATGCAGGGCGTAGCCTTCGCCGCTGGCGGTGTAGAAGGACAGCGCGTAGCCGTCTTCCTCGGCCAGCAGCCGGATCAGCAGATCTGCCGGGCTGTCATCGGCGACCACAAGCGGGCGCAGGAAGTAAAGGTCGTGCAGTTCAAAGGCTGGGAGCGCGCCATCCTCGGCCATGCCAAGGGCCGTCATCGCCTCTGCAGCCAGTTCGATGTAACCGGTGCCGGGCATCACTGCGGTGCCATCGGCGGTGCGGTGTTCATTCAGCAGCCAGTGTCGGCCCGCGTCGAGCCGGGTGCGATAGATCCGGTTGCCGCTGCCATCAAATCCTTCGCTGTCCAGCAGGGCCTGTGCGCAGGGCACAGGGTCCGAGGGGCCGTCACTGCCCTGCCGCGCGGCCATCGCTTCGGAGGCCATGCCGGTATCGGCCCAGACGCCCCAATCCACCGCCACGACGCGGGTCTTGCCGCCCCGGCGATGCGCCGCCCAGGCGTTGAGGTATTCGTTGGCGGCGATGTAATCCACCTGTCCCGCCGGTCCCGTCACCGTCGAGGATGAGGAGAACAGCACCATCAGATCAAGGCTGCCATCGGGAAACAGGCTGTCCAGTACACGCAACCCGCTGACCTTGGGTGCCAGGACCTTGGCGATCTGTTCGTCCGATTTCGCCAGCAATGGCCCGTCATCGATACTGCCCGCGCCATGGATCACCCCGGTGAGGGGGCCAAAGCGGTCCTCGGCGGTCTTCAGAGCGGCGCGCATCTGGCCGGAGTTGCAGACATCGGCGGCCAGCGGCAGCACCGCGCCCTTGCCGATCTCCTCAAGCGCCTCGACCGCGCGGATGCGCGTGGCGGTGCGGTTGGCGGGGCTGTGACTACGCAGATATTGCGCCCATCCGCCGCGCTCTGGCAGGCCCTCGCGCGAAATCAGGATGACATTTGCGGCGTATTCTTCCAGCAGGTGCCGGGCGATTGAGAGGCCAATGCCACCATAGCCACCGGTGATCAGATAGGTTCCGCCTTTTTTGAAGGTGGGCAGCGCGGCAGGCGGCAGTTCGACCGGGCGCCAGTCCAGCTCATAACGTTTTTCACCGCGCCAGGCAGCGGCTGTGCTGGTCGGCTCGGCCAGAAGTTCCTCAAGTAGTCGAGAGGAGATATCTGGCGCCGCCGCGCCCTTGATCCGGGCCAGCAGACCTGTTTCTGCGCGGGGCAGTTCGATGTCCACCGTGGCGCAGGAGAATCCAGGCAACTCGCGCGGGATCACCCGGGCAGGACCCGCGATCATCGCCTTTTCCGGATCCGGCAGGGCTTCGTCCCGCAACTGCACGGCGCCGGTGGTGAAGACGGTGATGTGCGGCGGCTGGGGCAGATCGGCGCTGCCAAGCTCCTGCGCCAGCGCGGTCAGGGCGTAAAACCCGGTTTCCAGATTGCGGTCAAAGAACGAACTGCCGGGGCGGAAGGTCTCGCCTTCGGTCGCTAGCCAGAAATGCGCAATCCGGGTTGGCAGCATCTCGGTCCGGGCCAGATCCGCTAGCAGTGCAGCATAGCCCGCGCGGCCCTGTTCGGGCGCCAAGATGTAAGAGGTCGGCGATAGCTGCGCGTAGGTATCCCCGGTGCGCAGGCGCACCACGGCGTGCCCTGCCGCCACCAGCCTGTCCGCCACCTGAGAGGCAAGGCCGATGTCGTCTTCGAAGATCAGCCAGCATTGCGGGTCCTGATCCAGTTCGGTGTCCACATCCAGCGCGCAATCGGCAAGGCGCGGGCGCCACGCCGCACGGTAACCCCAGTTGTCGATGTCATCGTGGCGGGCGGGCAGGGGAGCCTCTTCGACCTGCGCGGCGGTGCCGGGTTCGATGAAATAGCGGCTGCGCTGAAAGGCATAAGTGGGCAGCGGCAGGCGATGGCGCTTTGCCTCGCCCCAGATCTGATCCCAGTCGGCGTCATAGCCGCAGGCCCAGAGCCGACCTATGACGCCAAAGAAATAGGTATCATCCATCACATCCTGTTCGGGATGGCGCAATGAGCTGAGCGCCTGTCCGGGGGCGACCGCCGGGGCCATTTGCGCCAGCGCGCTGAGCGCCTTGCCCGGGCCGACCTCCAGATAGATGCGGCCCGGCACCTCGGCCAAGCTGTCGATGCAGGCGCCAAATTGCACAGTGCCGCGCAGCTGGCTGACCCAATAGTCGGGGTCTGTGGCTTGCTCTGGCGTCAGCTGTTTTCCGCTGCGGTTGGACATCACCGGGATCTGCGGCGCCGACAGGGTCAGACCGCGCAGGAAGGCGCCATATTGCTCAAGGATCCCGTCCAGCATCCTCGAATGGGCCGCAATATCGATCTGGATCCGCTGATGGTCGATGTCGCGTGCGCTCAGTTCCTTGGCCAGCCGGTCCAGCGCCGCTTGCGGACCCGAAACTGCGGTCAGGCGCGGCGCGTTGACGCTGGCGATATCGAGATCGTCACCGATCAGTGCCTCCACCTCGGCCAGCGGCAGGGAGACGGACAGCATGCCGCCCGCGGGCACGGTGTCAAAGAGCCGACCGCGCAATAGCACCAGATCGATGCAATCCTCGAATGAGATCACGCCTGCCAGACAGGCGGCGGTGTTTTCGCCCATGGAATGGCCGACCAGCGCAGCGGGGCGCACGCCCCAGCTGATCCAGAGCTGCGCCAGCGCGTATTCCACGATCATGATCAGCGGCAGCTGCACCGAGGGCTTTTGCAGGGCTGCATTCGCGGCCTCCTCCTGCCCCTCTTCGGGGAGCCACAGAGCGCGGATGTCATAGTCGAGGCTGGCCTGCAGGTGATCAATCCCCCGGTCCATCCAGTCGGCAAAGACCGGTTCGGTTTCGTAAAGGTCGCGCGCCATGCCCGCGTATTGTGCACCGCCGCCCGGGAACATGAAGACGACCTCGGGCGCATCGCCCAGATGGTCGTGTGTAAAGACCTTGCGTGGATCGCCAGTCTCCAAAAGATCGGCGGCCTCGCTTGCGGTTTCGGCCACCAGCACCCGACGCTTGGCAAAACCGCGCCGCCCTTCCTTCAGAGTATAGGCCACATCGGCCAGATCCACCTCGGGGTTCTGGCGCAGCCACGCGGCCAGCGCGGCGCTGTTGTCGTCAAGCGCCGCCTTGGACCGGCCCGAGATGCAGAGCACATGGAAGGGGAAATCGCTTTCGTCGGAGGCGCCGCGGTCTGGCGCTTCCTCCAAAATGACATGGGCGTTGGTGCCGCCAACCCCCAGCGCGTTCACCGCGGCACGTCGCGGTCCGGAATGGGACTGCCAGTCGCTGAGAGCGGCGTTGACCTTGAACGGTGAGCCGTCGAAATCAATGGCCGGGTTTGGTGCCTCGTAGCCAAGCGAGGCCGGGATCTGCTGATGTTTCAGCGCCAGCGCGGTCTTGGCCAGCCCCGCGACCCCTGCGGCCGTATCGAGATGGCCGATGTTGGTCTTGACCGAGCCGATGCGGCAAAAGCCGCTTTCCTCGGTGCTGTCGCGGTAGGCTTCTGTGAGGGCGGTGACCTCGATTGGATCACCTAGGTAGGTTCCGGTGCCATGGCATTCCACATAGTCGATGGTCTCAGCCGCCACATCCGCTGCCGCCAGCGCTTTGCGTACGGCAGTGGCCTGTCCTCCGACCGAAGGCGCCAGATAGCCAGCCTTGTCGGCGCCGTCGTTGTTGATGGCGGAGCCCTTGATCACGGCCCAGATATGGTCGCCATCGGCGATGGCATCCTCCAGCCGTCTGAGCGCCACCGCCCCAGCACCAGAGCCGAAGACGGTGCCCTGCGCCCGGTGGTCAAAAGCATGACAATGGCCGTCGGGCGACAGGATCTCGTTTTCCTTGTAAAGGTATCCACGCCCCTGCGGCAGCTCGATGGTGACGCCGCCTGCCAGCGCCATGCCGCACTCCCCTTCGCGCAGCGCCTTGCAGGCGTAGTGCACCGCTACCAGAGAAGTCGAGCAGGCGGTCTGAATGTTGACCGATGGCCCTTTCAGATCAAAGACATGGCTGACGCGGGTCGACAGGAAGTCCTTGTCGTTGCCGGTGTGGCGCAGCAGGAACATGCCGACCTCGTCCACCAGGGTCGGGTTCGAGCAGATGTTGAAATAGAAATAGCTGCCCATGCCGCAGCCAGCATAGACCCCGATGGGTTCATCCAGGCTTTCGGGCGGGTGGCCGGCATCCTCCATGGCGCCCCAGGCGACCTCAAG
This genomic stretch from Phaeobacter gallaeciensis harbors:
- a CDS encoding MupA/Atu3671 family FMN-dependent luciferase-like monooxygenase, producing MSQFSSVIIGNESLAVGCGDALLARGHQISAVVSQDDGIRSWAEKHGIPVHASPDALTEGFDWLLSIANLRVIPDRVLTLAAKGAVNFHDGPLPRYAGLNAPNWALIEGADSYGITWHMIEGGIDEGDILAQRLFDVAADDTAFSLNSKCYAAAMDSFGTVIDQLEAGTLNRQPQDLSQRSYYARSDRPAAGALIDFIAPAAAITRLVRALDFGGYWNPLCSSKCAIGENILLVGSAEAVEGAGAPGSVIEVSKDSLTVACGDGAVRLSGLTDPAGRKRAPVDLCKPGDALPVLDAAEKHAITEALAKTQKGESHWRRALAAMRPVTVPLAEPTGDSGLARRPIAAPDGLTETQIAAAVLTWALRSAGEETADIALSLETMTPLAGLVSGWVPVQGQRDDSLADLQDRIAKEIEKARATGGFAEDLIARAPELAPQAQPGIGLSMGRDAALPGCVATVSWADGVLALHVDGAQLTPKAAELLAARLELLLGAISAPDQADSPLADLPVLPEEERRVLLNDWNQTAADTGPDQTIHAAFAAQVSRTPEATALVFEDQSLSYADLNARANGVAARLQDMGVKPGSHVGIYVSRSPDLVVAALAVMKAGGAYVPLDPAYPADRIAHFIKDSGADVIVTQDALQGSLPASSAQLLVLDGADAPAPSVAPVDGGATGQDLAYVIYTSGSTGLPKGVMVRHANVANFFAAMDARIPHQPGDAWLAVTSLSFDISVLELFWTLARGFKLVLSSDESRLQLSNGPIAISDRKMDFNLFYWGNDDGPGPRKYNLLLEGARFADQHGFNAVWTPERHFHAFGGPYPNPSVTGAAVAAVTQNIGVRSGSCVAPLHHPARIAEEWAVIDNLTAGRAGIGFAAGWQPDDFILRPENTPPANKPAMYEAIETVRKLWRGEEVAFPRKDGGTHAVLTQPRPVSSELPVWVTTAGNPDTWREAGEIGANVLTHLLGQSIDEVAGKIRIYHDALRGAGHDPADFTVTLMLHTYLADTREEARQTAREPMKDYLRSAAGLIKQYAWAFPAFKKPKGVNNPFEMDLGILSEEELDAILDFAFERYFEDSGLFGTVQDGVARVEQLKRIGVDEIACLIDYGIAPDVVLEGLKPLAEVLRLSNAPQELAADDFSLAAQILRHDISHMQCTPSMARMMVQNDEARMVLPHLKHLLVGGEALPGDLAGDLREAGPGQIHNMYGPTETTIWSTMQTLDGVPAGVADIGGPIANTQVYVLDAAGAPQPIGAPGELFIAGHGVTAGYWQRPELTAERFVPDPFGSGLMYRTGDLVRWRADGRLDFLGRTDHQVKIRGQRIELGEIEAALAVQPGVTGAVVMPRKIGAGEQLVGYITTSAPVQEAALKQALSARLAEVMVPSHIVTLDAFPLTPNKKIDRKALPDPKPARIAAPTAATPPKGGAQGKIAAIWGQILGLDGIGAQDNFFVLGGHSLLAVQAHRDIRTALEVPKLSITDIFRFPTLAGLAAHIEGLAGGAESPDDPAGAEQAAAAEAAKSETMSKRRAMRASRKARTG
- a CDS encoding glycosyltransferase family 2 protein — translated: MAPPPPSQSDSVLTIILNYRTPQMTLQAAEAALAEMEDLSGAVVIVENGSGDNSWEELQAGAASRGWLDSGKLRLIRSPVNGGFGAGMNIGMEAGLPDGSAPGFYYLLNSDAFVEGTTISRLREFLLSSPGAGLAGSFVHGTDDVPHRTAFRFPSIAGEFEMAARTGIVTRLLSHAVVAMDMPQQETQVDWTAGASLMIRREVIEDIGGFDESFFLYFEETDLCKRAAQAGWRTHYVPTSTVAHLGSASTGMKSWDRTPTYWFDSRMHYFVKTHGVIYAALATWARVLGCGLYGLRRLLQKKPAADAPHFLRDLLTHALRSAIRPKTAIRETRPHSHVPEEQK
- a CDS encoding type I polyketide synthase, with the protein product MGNKDESQTRADAYSGDIAIVGLSVCLPGAESAAAFWRNLRDGIESIEVLDEASLLEAGERTSVLSDPNYVPAAARLEGYDEFDADFFGFSPKEAAILDPQHRKFLEVAWGAMEDAGHPPESLDEPIGVYAGCGMGSYFYFNICSNPTLVDEVGMFLLRHTGNDKDFLSTRVSHVFDLKGPSVNIQTACSTSLVAVHYACKALREGECGMALAGGVTIELPQGRGYLYKENEILSPDGHCHAFDHRAQGTVFGSGAGAVALRRLEDAIADGDHIWAVIKGSAINNDGADKAGYLAPSVGGQATAVRKALAAADVAAETIDYVECHGTGTYLGDPIEVTALTEAYRDSTEESGFCRIGSVKTNIGHLDTAAGVAGLAKTALALKHQQIPASLGYEAPNPAIDFDGSPFKVNAALSDWQSHSGPRRAAVNALGVGGTNAHVILEEAPDRGASDESDFPFHVLCISGRSKAALDDNSAALAAWLRQNPEVDLADVAYTLKEGRRGFAKRRVLVAETASEAADLLETGDPRKVFTHDHLGDAPEVVFMFPGGGAQYAGMARDLYETEPVFADWMDRGIDHLQASLDYDIRALWLPEEGQEEAANAALQKPSVQLPLIMIVEYALAQLWISWGVRPAALVGHSMGENTAACLAGVISFEDCIDLVLLRGRLFDTVPAGGMLSVSLPLAEVEALIGDDLDIASVNAPRLTAVSGPQAALDRLAKELSARDIDHQRIQIDIAAHSRMLDGILEQYGAFLRGLTLSAPQIPVMSNRSGKQLTPEQATDPDYWVSQLRGTVQFGACIDSLAEVPGRIYLEVGPGKALSALAQMAPAVAPGQALSSLRHPEQDVMDDTYFFGVIGRLWACGYDADWDQIWGEAKRHRLPLPTYAFQRSRYFIEPGTAAQVEEAPLPARHDDIDNWGYRAAWRPRLADCALDVDTELDQDPQCWLIFEDDIGLASQVADRLVAAGHAVVRLRTGDTYAQLSPTSYILAPEQGRAGYAALLADLARTEMLPTRIAHFWLATEGETFRPGSSFFDRNLETGFYALTALAQELGSADLPQPPHITVFTTGAVQLRDEALPDPEKAMIAGPARVIPRELPGFSCATVDIELPRAETGLLARIKGAAAPDISSRLLEELLAEPTSTAAAWRGEKRYELDWRPVELPPAALPTFKKGGTYLITGGYGGIGLSIARHLLEEYAANVILISREGLPERGGWAQYLRSHSPANRTATRIRAVEALEEIGKGAVLPLAADVCNSGQMRAALKTAEDRFGPLTGVIHGAGSIDDGPLLAKSDEQIAKVLAPKVSGLRVLDSLFPDGSLDLMVLFSSSSTVTGPAGQVDYIAANEYLNAWAAHRRGGKTRVVAVDWGVWADTGMASEAMAARQGSDGPSDPVPCAQALLDSEGFDGSGNRIYRTRLDAGRHWLLNEHRTADGTAVMPGTGYIELAAEAMTALGMAEDGALPAFELHDLYFLRPLVVADDSPADLLIRLLAEEDGYALSFYTASGEGYALHAEAKVTFAETQTTAAPVDLSALAARCPSQTETDGARLKSPQEANLLFGPRWHVLQRMAFGSGEGIATLQLADAAKSDGTLLHPGLLDLATGWAIALAPGYSPDHLWVPLSYRAIRIHAPLTETIHSHIRLSAQAADAAGEGTAVFDVTLCDDTGRVLVEIEGFRMQRMTQALAPAATAAADVSAAGIAMGKGGSAQPLSPEERRLHHNIANGIRAEDGGEALTRALAAATSGGLSQVVVSALDLPALIEQAKMTSSEAPSDSQSFERPQLDTDYVAPENAVEEVLAGYFQTLLGVGEVGTRDSFFDLGGHSLIAVRLFAQIKRDFGVEFPLSVLFEAPSVADLATRIIARTGGGVTTEGSAQSPNTTDDAGPEPFTHLVKLHAGDGTGRRPFFLVAGMFGNVLNLRHLAQMLGSDRPVYGLQARGLIGDVAPHDNIAEAAADYLHEVRQIQPQGPYLLGGFSGGGITAYEMAQQLKAAGEETAALVLLDTPLPLRPPLSRQDKALIKLQELRRKGPSYLAEWARNRVAWEIAKRQRRQGSNDAGAAPAFNNRQIEMGFRAAVASYELQPWDGAMSLFRPPLDQHWQVSGGNWVSAEREYVFADNDWTRWAPEIEVIEVPGDHDSMVLVPNVSVLAAEVKARLDRAEAGYTAPVPVHAGQVRNQAAE